One window from the genome of Anopheles coluzzii chromosome X, AcolN3, whole genome shotgun sequence encodes:
- the LOC120958191 gene encoding antigen 5 like allergen Cul n 1-like, protein MAGSTHRLTLGSVMVLLLLLLLLLPGHRSQTSNYYCQRSMCPTGDAHVGCYAELPFGKSCQGQKPQLVPMTPERKAMILQQHNRQRQRLALGTLPGYGPAYHMPQLYWDDELQYLAEVNARSCVYAHDHCRNTYSFPRAGQNIAIIRHFGLNLTKESVYTYIIDHWYNEYPLATTFVDQYPVNYVGPEFAHFTQIVNDRAVRMGCGMVSWETYNGYVWTNDYLVCNYGYSNVIGDRSYTKGPVAAGCTTGRSVVYPGLCL, encoded by the coding sequence ATGGCAGGATCGACGCACCGGCTGACGCTGGGCAGTGTCAtggtgctgctactactactactactactgctgcccgGCCATCGCTCCCAGACGAGCAACTACTACTGCCAGCGGAGCATGTGCCCGACGGGCGATGCGCACGTCGGCTGCTACGCGGAGCTGCCGTTCGGCAAGTCCTGCCAGGGCCAGAAGCCGCAGCTCGTGCCGATGACGCCCGAGCGGAAGGCGATGatcctgcagcagcacaaccggcagcggcagcggctcGCCCTCGGCACGCTGCCCGGGTACGGGCCGGCCTACCACATGCCGCAGCTGTACTGGGACGACGAGCTGCAGTACCTGGCGGAGGTGAACGCGCGGTCCTGCGTGTACGCGCACGACCACTGCCGCAACACGTACAGCTTCCCGCGGGCCGGCCAGAACATTGCGATCATCCGCCACTTCGGCCTCAACCTCACCAAGGAGTCGGTGTACACGTACATCATCGACCACTGGTACAACGAGTATCCGCTCGCGACTACCTTCGTCGACCAGTACCCGGTGAACTACGTCGGGCCGGAGTTTGCCCACTTCACGCAGATCGTTAACGACCGGGCGGTGCGGATGGGCTGCGGCATGGTCAGCTGGGAAACGTACAACGGGTACGTCTGGACGAACGACTATCTCGTGTGCAACTACGGCTACTCGAACGTGATCGGCGACCGGTCCTACACGAAGGGACCGGTTGCGGCCGGCTGCACGACCGGCCGGAGCGTCGTCTATCCGGGCCTCTGCCTGTGA